The Myxococcales bacterium region GAAAGACGACGAGGTCGTCGAGTACGCGCTCGCCCGGACCACGTCGCCGACGATCGTCGCTGAGTACCAGACGATGCTGCCGTCGAAGGCGGTGTTGCGCCGCAAACTCCATGAACTCTACGCGGAGCTCTCGAAGCCTCCCCGCAAGGGCGCCAAGGCACGGAGCCAATGACGACGAACGCGCGCCCCCCCCAGCGCTACACTCCCCCCGTGACGCCCCCGCCTCCCCTCGCTTCGCTGTCCGCCCTCGCCGCCCGGCGCGCGCGCATCCATGAGGCGCTCGCGGACGCCGGCTCGTACAAGCTGCAGCGCGCCGGCACCGTCCTCGCGCTCGCGCCCGCGCGCGAGGCCTACGCGCTCGCCGAGGGAGAGCCGGCGCTCGCCGTTTGGTCCGCCCTCGCCGCGTACCGCCTCGCGCACCTCGTGATGCGGCAGGAACGAACCCCGGACGTCCTCGAGGAGGCCGACGCGCTCTTCGTGGAAGCGGGACGACACGCGTCGCTCGGCCCTTACC contains the following coding sequences:
- a CDS encoding DUF1016 domain-containing protein; translated protein: KDDEVVEYALARTTSPTIVAEYQTMLPSKAVLRRKLHELYAELSKPPRKGAKARSQ